A window from Actinomycetota bacterium encodes these proteins:
- a CDS encoding thioesterase family protein, whose amino-acid sequence MLGVVFNAHYLTYFDDTSTRFFESLGFPPKETFAEGGAFEAMLVKAVLEWRSPAGFDDLMEIAVRVERIGNASFDLRYVATVDGRVTCEATVTYVTVTRDAKESRPIPEILRARLESELARV is encoded by the coding sequence ATGCTGGGGGTCGTCTTCAACGCGCACTACCTGACGTACTTCGACGATACATCGACCAGGTTCTTTGAGTCGCTCGGCTTCCCTCCGAAGGAGACCTTCGCCGAAGGGGGCGCATTCGAGGCCATGCTGGTGAAGGCGGTTCTCGAGTGGCGCTCGCCTGCGGGGTTCGATGACCTTATGGAGATCGCGGTGCGAGTAGAGCGAATCGGCAACGCGTCGTTTGACCTGCGCTACGTCGCGACGGTTGATGGCCGCGTTACTTGCGAGGCGACCGTTACCTACGTGACGGTGACGCGCGATGCCAAGGAATCGCGGCCGATCCCCGAGATCTTGCGCGCGCGCCTCGAGTCCGAACTCGCGCGCGTCTAG
- a CDS encoding penicillin acylase family protein — MAGTILPPGADYAHAISEVSAYDNLAYEYPQLTEDTLFRYFKNAGFGPEGTIAREYSPRPGVKVLRDERWGVPHVYGDTDEDVWFGAGYVSAEDRLPIMDLLRAIGRGEAFELLETTPAWMADAEWVRLYGYTEEEFQEQLARLPKEFGDDGEEVLVSMREFIDGVNDYVARIHRAEVPLPDGYREIGRMPAPWRETDIVAVTTVIRAMFGAGGGGELRNAQVLGSLEQEFGLVGGRGIYEDFRNRNNHDGPSQTGLSFPYMQRDESQIVPAANVRTFSTGKPGVQVLLENLAPLSSPAVRLGEIGRLADRATIRWDRLKLDTPLGSIDLRPRGLSNAVVVGASRSATGRPMLLGGPQTGYFSPEILMEVDLHGPTIHARGAAFPGISMFVLLGRSSNAAWTATAGGGDMIDTRIELLCEADGSAPTEHSTSYMFRGSCEPMNRRLVRSLPHLPGVAGYRALPDIYAERTIHGPVIARGTVDGRPVAVARQRSTYGREADSAIAFLRLNRNEACSGEEFVKIMADVNLSTNWMYAGAKDIAYMHGGLYPRRPASVDPDLPVWGTGEWEWDGFLTPAEHPHEINPASGFMTSWNNRPGRDWGAADSKWGWSSLYRSRMLHDRVAADDSITVVELVQLMEEAGLTDMRASYDLPLALRVLNAGTAPSARAAQMKEILSAWVASGALRRDSDHDGRYEHGSAVAIMDQWWSGMIHSIYDPVLGDVTRIPLGFDNAPGPTGSAYQDGFYGQIWTDLSQVLEDAINSTTSQVYCGSTTAGTTGTLSDCAGALWASLDAAGAALAGSQGEDPSAWDMNPELERIRFLPGAAISMHWVNRPTFQQLTVFGE, encoded by the coding sequence TTGGCTGGAACGATCTTGCCGCCGGGGGCCGACTACGCGCACGCGATCTCGGAGGTTTCGGCCTACGACAACCTGGCCTACGAGTATCCCCAACTGACCGAAGACACGCTCTTCCGTTATTTCAAGAACGCCGGCTTCGGCCCTGAGGGCACCATCGCGCGCGAGTACTCGCCCCGGCCGGGCGTGAAGGTCCTGCGCGATGAGCGCTGGGGGGTGCCCCACGTCTACGGCGACACCGACGAAGACGTGTGGTTCGGTGCGGGTTACGTCTCGGCCGAGGACCGTCTTCCGATCATGGACCTGCTTCGTGCCATCGGTCGCGGAGAGGCGTTCGAACTTCTTGAGACGACGCCCGCGTGGATGGCAGACGCGGAATGGGTCCGCTTGTACGGCTACACCGAAGAGGAGTTCCAAGAGCAACTCGCGCGTTTGCCGAAGGAGTTCGGCGACGACGGCGAGGAGGTGCTGGTCTCGATGCGCGAGTTCATCGACGGAGTGAACGACTACGTCGCGCGCATCCACCGGGCCGAAGTCCCCCTTCCCGACGGGTACCGCGAGATCGGCCGGATGCCTGCCCCGTGGAGAGAAACCGACATCGTGGCGGTGACCACGGTGATTCGGGCGATGTTCGGCGCCGGCGGCGGCGGTGAACTGCGAAACGCGCAGGTGCTCGGCAGCCTCGAGCAAGAGTTCGGACTCGTGGGTGGTCGCGGCATCTACGAGGACTTCCGCAACCGGAACAACCACGATGGTCCTTCTCAGACCGGCCTGTCGTTCCCCTACATGCAGCGAGACGAATCGCAGATCGTCCCCGCCGCAAATGTGCGCACCTTCTCGACCGGCAAGCCCGGCGTGCAGGTGCTGCTCGAGAACCTCGCTCCGTTGAGCAGTCCCGCCGTGCGCTTGGGCGAGATCGGGCGCTTGGCGGATCGAGCGACGATTCGCTGGGACCGTTTGAAGTTGGACACGCCGCTCGGTTCGATCGATCTGCGTCCTCGCGGGTTGTCCAATGCGGTCGTCGTCGGAGCATCTCGTTCGGCGACCGGCCGGCCGATGCTTCTCGGTGGGCCGCAAACCGGGTACTTCTCGCCCGAGATCTTGATGGAAGTCGATTTGCACGGCCCAACGATTCACGCGCGCGGCGCCGCGTTCCCGGGGATCTCGATGTTCGTACTCCTGGGACGTAGCAGCAACGCGGCCTGGACCGCGACCGCGGGCGGCGGCGACATGATCGACACTCGCATCGAGTTGCTGTGCGAGGCGGACGGGTCCGCACCGACGGAGCACTCGACGAGTTATATGTTCCGCGGTTCCTGCGAACCCATGAACCGCCGCTTGGTTCGCTCGCTTCCGCACCTGCCCGGCGTTGCCGGTTACCGCGCGCTTCCGGACATCTACGCCGAGCGCACGATTCACGGTCCGGTCATCGCGCGCGGAACCGTTGACGGGCGTCCCGTTGCCGTCGCGCGCCAGCGCTCGACGTACGGGCGTGAAGCAGACTCGGCGATCGCCTTCTTGCGGCTGAACCGCAATGAGGCGTGCTCGGGTGAGGAGTTCGTCAAGATCATGGCGGACGTGAACCTCAGTACCAACTGGATGTATGCAGGTGCGAAGGACATCGCCTACATGCACGGAGGGCTCTACCCGCGACGCCCCGCGTCGGTGGACCCGGATCTTCCGGTCTGGGGGACCGGCGAGTGGGAGTGGGATGGTTTCCTGACTCCTGCCGAGCACCCGCACGAGATCAACCCGGCGTCCGGGTTCATGACCTCGTGGAACAACCGTCCAGGCCGCGACTGGGGTGCGGCCGATTCGAAGTGGGGGTGGTCTTCTCTCTATCGGTCGAGGATGCTGCACGACCGCGTTGCGGCCGACGATTCGATCACCGTGGTCGAACTCGTGCAGTTGATGGAGGAAGCCGGACTCACCGATATGCGAGCGTCCTACGACCTTCCGCTCGCGTTGCGGGTTCTGAACGCCGGCACGGCGCCGTCGGCGCGCGCGGCGCAGATGAAGGAGATCCTGAGCGCGTGGGTTGCTTCGGGTGCCCTGCGGCGGGACTCAGATCACGATGGGCGCTATGAGCATGGATCTGCGGTCGCGATCATGGACCAATGGTGGTCGGGGATGATCCACTCGATCTATGACCCGGTCTTGGGTGACGTGACTCGCATCCCGCTCGGATTCGACAACGCGCCGGGACCGACGGGCAGCGCATACCAGGACGGGTTCTACGGTCAGATCTGGACCGATCTGTCGCAGGTTCTGGAGGACGCGATCAACTCCACGACGTCGCAGGTCTATTGCGGAAGCACAACGGCCGGCACGACCGGGACTCTCTCGGATTGCGCTGGGGCGTTGTGGGCCTCGCTCGACGCAGCAGGTGCGGCGCTTGCGGGAAGCCAAGGAGAGGATCCGTCCGCGTGGGACATGAATCCCGAACTCGAGCGCATCCGGTTCCTGCCGGGTGCGGCGATCTCGATGCACTGGGTGAACCGCCCGACGTTCCAGCAACTCACCGTCTTCGGGGAGTAG
- a CDS encoding ABC transporter ATP-binding protein: protein MYELKNVFKRYRQGDATINAVDGVDLSIPAGEFLVIEGASGSGKTTLLQLLGGLDRPTEGTVTFEDHDLERLGERQLADLRLRAFGFVFQQFNLIPTLTAVENVEAALAPLRMKPAARREKASARLEEVGLGARAAHLPSQLSGGEQQRVAIARALANDPRVILADEPTGNLDTRNGEEIVNLLARLSREHGQTVILVTHDRTVTGFATRALHMRDGVFVNGSRTNS, encoded by the coding sequence ATGTACGAGTTGAAGAACGTCTTCAAGCGCTACCGCCAAGGCGACGCCACCATCAATGCGGTAGACGGCGTCGACCTTTCGATTCCGGCGGGGGAATTCCTCGTGATCGAAGGCGCAAGCGGATCGGGAAAGACCACCCTGCTGCAGTTGCTCGGCGGTCTCGACCGCCCAACCGAAGGGACCGTAACGTTCGAAGATCACGACCTCGAAAGACTCGGCGAGCGCCAGTTGGCAGACCTGCGCCTGCGCGCGTTCGGATTCGTATTCCAGCAGTTCAACCTCATTCCAACGCTGACTGCCGTCGAGAACGTCGAAGCGGCACTCGCGCCGCTTCGCATGAAGCCGGCGGCGCGGCGCGAGAAGGCATCGGCGCGGCTGGAGGAAGTCGGCCTCGGAGCGCGCGCCGCTCACCTGCCGTCGCAGCTCTCCGGCGGCGAGCAACAGCGCGTCGCCATCGCGCGCGCGCTCGCTAACGACCCGCGCGTCATCCTCGCCGACGAGCCCACCGGCAACCTCGACACACGCAACGGAGAAGAGATCGTGAACCTGCTCGCGCGCCTGTCGCGCGAGCACGGCCAAACCGTAATCCTGGTCACGCACGACCGCACCGTCACCGGATTCGCCACGCGCGCGCTTCACATGCGCGACGGCGTCTTCGTGAACGGATCAAGGACGAACTCGTAG
- a CDS encoding ABC transporter permease → MFFLTYIRNELRRRAGRTVLTVLGLALGVGLVAAITSVSNGLDEAQRDVLNPLASVGTDLMVTRPVATATPSPAAGTPEEGPGGFGFGRFGGARAAISAEDQAALIKENQSVITDLSKLGDAGDKFVHTYFLPATQLTFPAEQAADVAKIEGVAAVGTGLTLLAVHQEGTVPEIVAEIQTGGETITVEQNVSPPTTAERKVMEECFDKQRKSGKSPRDAFGECMPERLLRFRGSVNVPERTIRQALNPPETDITSETYTIAGVDLAKPDLGLITESQLTAGKFLSANGTAEGVLSDAYAQRQGIAVGHTLDLNGTKITVVGFAKPPLGGQAADVYIPLDTLQKLSARKGRVNVLLVRAADAGTVKGLSADIASAFPGAQVTSAEDVAARVSGSLVDAAGLADRLGTMLSTVLLIAAFLIASLLTLSSVSKRVRELGTLKAIGWSKGLVVRQVVGESLAQGALGGIIGIGLGIVTALAIAAFAPPLQASAASTTSTGAIFGLGQVSTAATDTIALRAPIDASLLMLAFGLALLGGLVSGAVGALRAARLRPADALREIG, encoded by the coding sequence GTGTTCTTCTTGACCTACATACGCAACGAGTTGCGACGGCGCGCCGGACGTACCGTGCTAACGGTGCTCGGGTTGGCACTCGGCGTCGGCCTCGTTGCCGCCATCACATCGGTGTCCAACGGGCTGGACGAAGCGCAGCGGGACGTCTTGAACCCGCTCGCCAGCGTGGGAACGGACCTGATGGTCACCAGACCGGTCGCCACGGCGACCCCGTCGCCGGCGGCCGGGACGCCCGAAGAGGGCCCCGGAGGATTCGGGTTCGGGAGATTCGGCGGCGCGCGCGCCGCGATCTCCGCCGAGGACCAAGCCGCGCTCATCAAGGAGAACCAGTCGGTGATCACCGACCTGTCGAAGCTCGGGGATGCCGGCGACAAGTTCGTGCACACCTACTTCCTGCCGGCCACACAGTTGACGTTCCCGGCCGAACAAGCCGCCGATGTCGCCAAGATAGAAGGGGTCGCGGCGGTAGGCACCGGCTTGACCCTGCTTGCCGTCCACCAGGAAGGCACGGTCCCCGAGATCGTCGCCGAGATCCAAACCGGCGGCGAGACCATCACCGTCGAGCAGAACGTGTCGCCCCCCACCACCGCCGAGCGCAAGGTGATGGAGGAGTGCTTCGACAAGCAACGCAAGTCCGGCAAGAGCCCGCGCGACGCGTTCGGGGAGTGCATGCCCGAGCGCCTGCTGCGCTTCAGGGGCTCGGTGAACGTGCCGGAGCGCACCATCCGCCAGGCGCTGAACCCGCCCGAGACCGACATCACCAGCGAGACCTACACCATCGCCGGCGTGGACCTGGCGAAGCCGGACCTCGGCTTGATCACGGAGTCGCAGCTGACCGCGGGCAAGTTCTTGAGCGCAAACGGGACCGCTGAGGGCGTGCTCTCGGACGCGTATGCGCAGCGACAGGGAATCGCTGTCGGACACACGCTCGACCTCAACGGAACCAAGATCACCGTAGTCGGCTTCGCCAAGCCTCCATTGGGCGGCCAAGCGGCAGACGTCTACATTCCACTCGATACCCTCCAGAAGCTCTCGGCGCGCAAAGGACGCGTGAACGTGCTGCTCGTGCGCGCAGCGGACGCAGGCACCGTGAAGGGGCTCAGCGCCGACATCGCCTCAGCCTTCCCCGGCGCCCAAGTGACCAGCGCCGAAGACGTCGCCGCGCGCGTGAGCGGCTCACTGGTCGATGCAGCCGGTCTAGCCGACCGACTCGGCACGATGCTCAGCACCGTATTGCTGATCGCGGCGTTTCTGATCGCGAGCCTGCTGACGTTGTCCTCGGTGAGCAAGCGCGTACGCGAACTCGGGACGCTCAAGGCCATCGGCTGGAGCAAGGGACTCGTCGTGCGCCAGGTCGTCGGAGAATCGCTGGCGCAAGGCGCGCTGGGCGGAATCATTGGGATCGGATTAGGAATTGTGACGGCCCTGGCAATCGCGGCCTTCGCACCGCCGCTTCAAGCCAGCGCCGCGTCGACGACATCCACCGGGGCTATCTTTGGACTCGGGCAGGTCTCGACTGCCGCAACAGACACGATTGCCCTGCGCGCGCCGATCGACGCGTCGCTGCTGATGCTGGCCTTCGGCCTGGCGCTCCTCGGCGGGTTGGTGTCCGGCGCAGTCGGCGCACTGCGTGCCGCCCGCCTTCGCCCCGCCGACGCGCTTCGAGAGATTGGATAA
- a CDS encoding HAMP domain-containing sensor histidine kinase, with protein sequence MTLRARLLLGLIALATVGLAVSGFATHSMLRSFLLARIDDQLVAAQAPVARALLSRSAAPDGFVMPRSMHPGGSQSSLLPPLTYGEIRDDRGFVVTSGSFDYGDTTPPKPQLTTALVAERSDDALAFTVGADGAPFEFRALSTRIAGRYTLTVAVPLFDVAQTLRRLAFVESTAALTVLAALAGLALWLVRRELRPLERIATTAGSIAAGDLSRRIEHEDSRTEVGRLGIALNTMLGTIEQSFTARRESEDRLRRFVADASHELRTPLTSIRGYAELFRRGAETRPDDLATAMRRIEEEGARMGILVDDLLLLARLDQGRPLERAPVDLRSIASDVVDDARAIAPERVIEFSAPETAIVSGDEARLRQVAANIVGNALAHTPAGTPVKVIVRASEEFMELEVSDQGPGVPPEIAAHVFERFWRAASARAGRPGAGLGLSIAAAIVEAHGGTIGVSGEPGGGATFRVRLPRTGSENS encoded by the coding sequence GTGACGCTGCGCGCGCGGCTACTGCTCGGACTGATCGCGCTGGCGACGGTCGGACTGGCGGTATCGGGTTTCGCGACTCACTCCATGCTGCGATCGTTCCTCCTAGCGCGCATCGACGACCAGCTCGTCGCGGCGCAGGCTCCGGTGGCGCGCGCCTTGTTGAGCCGCTCCGCCGCCCCGGACGGGTTCGTGATGCCGCGCTCCATGCACCCCGGAGGATCGCAGTCGTCGCTGCTCCCGCCGTTGACCTACGGCGAGATCCGCGACGACCGGGGTTTCGTAGTCACCAGCGGATCGTTCGACTACGGCGACACCACCCCTCCGAAACCACAACTGACAACGGCGCTGGTGGCGGAACGAAGCGACGACGCTTTGGCCTTTACCGTCGGCGCCGATGGCGCGCCGTTCGAATTCCGAGCGCTCAGCACGCGCATAGCCGGCCGCTACACGCTCACTGTGGCCGTCCCGCTCTTCGACGTTGCGCAAACGCTACGTCGGCTGGCATTCGTCGAAAGCACCGCCGCTCTCACAGTTCTCGCCGCACTAGCGGGGCTGGCCCTATGGCTGGTCCGCCGCGAACTTCGACCCCTTGAGCGCATCGCGACTACCGCCGGGTCAATCGCCGCCGGCGACCTTTCTCGCCGGATCGAGCACGAGGATTCACGCACCGAGGTCGGCCGCCTGGGGATCGCGCTCAACACGATGTTGGGAACCATCGAGCAGTCATTCACCGCGCGCCGGGAGTCCGAAGACCGTCTGCGCAGATTCGTCGCCGACGCCTCCCACGAACTGCGCACCCCGCTGACCTCGATCCGAGGCTACGCGGAGTTGTTTCGGCGAGGCGCCGAAACCCGACCCGACGATTTGGCGACCGCGATGCGACGCATCGAAGAAGAAGGCGCGCGCATGGGCATCCTCGTCGACGACCTGCTGCTGCTCGCACGACTCGATCAAGGCCGGCCGCTGGAGCGCGCGCCGGTAGACCTTCGCTCGATCGCCTCCGACGTAGTCGACGACGCGCGCGCCATCGCTCCAGAGCGCGTCATCGAGTTCTCCGCGCCGGAGACCGCAATCGTATCCGGCGACGAAGCGCGACTGCGTCAGGTCGCAGCGAACATCGTCGGAAACGCCCTCGCACACACGCCCGCCGGCACGCCCGTTAAGGTAATCGTGCGGGCGTCGGAAGAGTTCATGGAGTTGGAGGTCTCCGACCAAGGTCCGGGAGTCCCCCCCGAGATCGCCGCACACGTGTTTGAGCGGTTCTGGCGTGCCGCCTCGGCGCGCGCAGGTCGACCCGGCGCCGGTCTCGGGCTATCGATTGCAGCGGCGATCGTCGAGGCTCATGGCGGAACGATCGGGGTTTCCGGCGAGCCGGGCGGCGGCGCGACCTTCCGCGTGCGGCTCCCCCGGACCGGCTCGGAGAACTCGTGA
- a CDS encoding response regulator transcription factor: MTKKARILVVDDESNITDLVATALRYEGYHVETAGSGRTAISTAASFGPDLIVLDVMLPDLDGFEVVRRLGNGGSRVPVLFLTARDATEDKIRGLTAGGDDYVTKPFSLAELVARVQAVLRRAGPHANRTARLEFADLELDDDTREVWRAQHSIELTATEFKLLRYLMLNPRRVLSKAQILDHVWNYDFGGDANVVETYISYLRKKIDALGPPLIHTIRSAGYSLRLPKDTSS, encoded by the coding sequence GTGACAAAGAAAGCTCGCATCCTGGTCGTTGACGACGAGTCGAACATCACCGACCTCGTCGCCACAGCCTTGCGATACGAGGGGTACCACGTCGAAACGGCGGGTTCCGGACGAACCGCGATCTCGACGGCCGCTTCGTTTGGTCCCGACCTGATCGTGCTCGACGTGATGCTCCCCGATCTCGACGGCTTCGAAGTCGTCCGGCGGCTCGGCAACGGCGGCTCCCGGGTTCCGGTGCTGTTCCTCACCGCCCGTGATGCCACCGAAGACAAGATCCGAGGCCTCACGGCCGGCGGCGACGACTACGTTACGAAGCCCTTCAGCCTGGCCGAACTCGTCGCGCGAGTGCAGGCCGTACTGCGTCGCGCCGGACCGCACGCAAACCGGACCGCACGCCTGGAGTTCGCCGATCTCGAACTCGACGACGACACGCGCGAGGTCTGGCGCGCGCAACACTCCATCGAGCTGACGGCCACCGAGTTCAAACTGCTGCGATATCTCATGCTGAACCCGCGGCGAGTCCTGTCCAAAGCTCAGATCCTCGACCACGTCTGGAACTACGACTTCGGCGGGGACGCCAACGTCGTGGAAACCTACATCAGCTACCTTCGCAAGAAGATCGATGCCCTCGGACCACCGCTCATTCACACGATCCGCAGCGCCGGATACAGCCTGCGACTTCCGAAGGACACCTCGTCGTGA
- a CDS encoding TIGR04053 family radical SAM/SPASM domain-containing protein, giving the protein MSSHAQHPESQGGAGLAPGARAMRAERDGRLASWDVNTAPFTVAWELTRACAYVCLHCRADAQPYRDPNELTTEEIFAVVDDLARFGSSILVLTGGDPMARPDLEDIAARAHSLGLRVALSPSATARVTRKRLVSLREAGVRRVALSLDGVDAAVHDGFRGLPGSFARTKSITQTLAEEDLALQINTTVARHNVESLPEMARVVAGMEPVQWSLFFLVPTGRAQIATMLSAAEHERLFNWIYDLSHVAPFDIKVTEAPAYRRVVAARNGQGANAPVAGAGYRFADGLDRPAVGIGDGKGFMFISHTGDVTPSGFLPFTAGNVRERSAVEIYRDSPIFRALRDPAALKGGCGSCEFNSLCGGSRSRAYAVTGDYLAADPACVLA; this is encoded by the coding sequence TTGTCGTCGCACGCACAGCATCCTGAATCCCAAGGTGGCGCGGGGTTGGCGCCCGGCGCGCGCGCGATGCGAGCGGAGCGCGACGGGCGGCTTGCATCTTGGGACGTCAACACCGCGCCGTTTACGGTCGCGTGGGAACTGACGCGCGCCTGTGCCTATGTGTGTCTGCACTGCCGGGCCGACGCACAGCCGTATCGCGACCCCAACGAACTCACGACCGAAGAGATATTCGCCGTCGTGGACGACCTTGCCCGCTTCGGGTCGAGCATCCTGGTGCTGACGGGCGGTGACCCGATGGCGCGGCCGGATCTCGAGGACATCGCTGCGCGCGCGCACTCCCTCGGACTGCGTGTGGCCCTGTCTCCGAGCGCAACGGCTCGCGTGACGCGCAAGAGACTCGTTTCGCTGCGCGAGGCAGGGGTGCGGCGTGTGGCGCTGTCTCTCGACGGGGTCGATGCGGCCGTGCATGACGGATTCCGCGGACTTCCCGGATCGTTCGCGCGAACTAAGAGCATCACGCAGACCCTGGCGGAGGAGGATCTCGCCCTGCAGATCAACACCACCGTTGCTCGCCACAACGTGGAGAGTCTTCCCGAGATGGCCCGGGTGGTTGCCGGCATGGAGCCCGTGCAGTGGAGTCTGTTCTTCCTCGTCCCGACGGGGCGCGCGCAGATCGCGACGATGTTGTCGGCGGCAGAGCATGAGCGCCTCTTCAACTGGATCTACGACCTGTCTCACGTGGCGCCGTTCGACATCAAGGTTACGGAGGCTCCCGCGTACCGCCGCGTTGTCGCCGCGCGCAACGGCCAGGGCGCGAACGCTCCGGTGGCCGGCGCCGGGTACCGGTTTGCGGACGGACTCGATCGTCCCGCGGTCGGCATCGGCGACGGCAAGGGGTTCATGTTCATCTCGCATACCGGCGACGTGACGCCCAGCGGTTTCTTGCCGTTCACTGCAGGCAACGTCCGCGAACGATCGGCCGTCGAGATCTATCGTGACTCGCCGATCTTCCGCGCTTTGCGTGATCCCGCGGCACTCAAGGGCGGTTGCGGCTCGTGCGAGTTCAACTCGTTGTGCGGCGGGAGCCGGTCGCGCGCCTACGCCGTCACCGGCGACTACCTCGCGGCGGATCCCGCCTGCGTGCTCGCCTAG